The following coding sequences are from one Motacilla alba alba isolate MOTALB_02 chromosome 4, Motacilla_alba_V1.0_pri, whole genome shotgun sequence window:
- the UBE2K gene encoding ubiquitin-conjugating enzyme E2 K isoform X2, producing MTLRTVLLSLQALLAAAEPDDPQDAVVANQYKQNPEMFKQTARLWAHVYAGAPVSSPEYTKKIENLCAMGFDRNAVIVALSSKSWDVETATELLLSN from the exons ATGACTCTAAGAACAGTGTTGTTATCGCTGCAAGCATTGTTGGCAGCTGCAGAACCAGATGATCCACAAGATGCAGTAGTGGCAAACCAG tacaaacaaaatccagaaatGTTTAAACAGACAGCTCGGCTTTGGGCACATGTGTATGCTGGAGCACCAGTTTCTAGTCCAGAATACaccaaaaaaatagaaaacctcTGTGCTATGGGCTTTGATAGG AATGCAGTAATAGTGGCCTTGTCTTCAAAATCATGGGATGTAGAGACTGCAACAGAATTACTCCTGAGTAACTGA